One window from the genome of Ammospiza nelsoni isolate bAmmNel1 chromosome 16, bAmmNel1.pri, whole genome shotgun sequence encodes:
- the IK gene encoding protein Red, with the protein MPDRDNEPFSNPLAPEGHDVDDSHSFHQSKLTNEDFRKLLMTPRAAPTSAPPSKSRHHEMPREYNEDEDPAARRRKKKSYYAKLRQQEIERERELAEKYRDRAKERRDGVNKDYEETELISTTANYRAVGPTAEADKSAAEKRRQLIQESKFLGGDMEHTHLVKGLDFALLQKVRAEIASKEKEEEEMMEKPQKETKKDEDPENKIEFKTRLGRNIYRILFKNKTYERNELFLPGRMAYVVDLDDEYADTDIPTTLIRSKADCPTMEAQTTLTTNDIVISKLTQILSYLRQGTRNKKLKKKDKGKLDEKKPPEADMNIFEDIGDYVPSTAKMPRDKERERYRERERDRDRERDRERERDRERDRERDREREEEKKRHSYFEKPKADDEPTDIDKGPGSAKELIKSINEKFAGAAGWEGTEALKKPEDKKQLGDFFGMSNSYAECYPATMDDMAVDSDEEVDYSKMDQGNKKGPLGRWDFDTQEEYSEYMNNKEALPKAAFQYGIKMSEGRKTRRFKETNDKAELDRQWKKISAIIEKRKKLEADGVEVKRPKY; encoded by the exons ATGCCGGACCGCGACA ATGAACCGTTCTCCAACCCCCTGGCCCCCGAGGGCCACGATGTGGACGACTCGCACTCCTTCCACCA ATCCAAGCTGACCAATGAAGACTTCAGGAAGCTTCTCATGACCCCGCGGGCTGCGCCAACATCTGCGCCACCCTCCAAATCTCGCCACCATGA GATGCCCCGGGAGTACAATGAGGATGAAGATCCAGCTGCTcgcaggaggaagaagaaaag TTACTATGCCAAGCTGCGGCAGCAGGAGATCGAGCGCGAGAGGGAGCTGGCCGAGAAGTACCGGGACCGAGCCAAGGAGAGGAGGGATGGAGTGAACAAGGACTACGAGGAGACAGAGCTGATCAGCACCACGGCCAACTACAGGGCTGTGGGGCCCACGGCCGAGGC GGATAAATCTGCTGCAGAGAAGAGGAGACAGTTGATCCAGGAGTCCAAGTTCTTGGGTGGTGACATGGAGCACACTCActtggtgaagggtctggacTTTGCCCTGTTGCAGAAG GTACGAGCTGAGATTGCCagcaaggagaaggaagaggaggaaatgatGGAGAAGCCCCAGAAAGAAACTAA GAAAGATGAAGACCCTGAGAACAAAATTGAATTTAAGACCCGGCTGG GCCGCAACATTTACCGCATCCTGTTCAAGAACAAGACCTACGAGCGGAACGAGCTGTTCCTGCCGGGCAGGATGGCCTACGTGGTGGATCTGGACGATGAGTACGCCGACACCGACATCCCCACCACGCTGATCcgcagcaaggctgactgccCCACCATGGAG GCCCAGACCACGCTGACCACCAACGACATCGTCATCAGCAAGCTCACGCAGATCCTCTCCTATCTCAGGCAAGGCACCCGCAACAAGAAGCTCAAGAAGAAGGACAAAG GGAAGCTGGATGAGAAGAAGCCTCCTGAAGCTGATATGAA CATCTTTGAGGACATTGGGGATTATGTGCCCTCCACTGCCAAGATGCCCCGGGACAAGGAACGGGAGCGGTACCGGGAGAGAGagcgggaccgggaccgggagcGAGATCGGGAGCGAGAGCGGGACcgggagagggacagggagcgGGACCGGGAGCGcgaggaggagaagaagaggcACAGCTACTTTGAGAAGCCCAAGGCTGACGATGAG CCCACGGACATCGACAAAG GACCTGGCTCAGCCAAGGAGCTCATCAAGTCCATCAATGAGAAgtttgctggagctgctggctgggaggggacagagg CTTTGAAGAAGCCAGAAGACAAGAAGCAGCTGGGAGACTTCTTTGGCATGTCCAACAGCTATGCTGAGTGCTACCCTGCCAC aatGGATGATATGGCTGTGGACAGTGATGAGGAGGTGGACTACAGCAAAATGGATCAG GGTAACAAGAAGGGGCCTCTGGGCCGCTGGGACTTTGACACACAGGAGGAGTACAGCGAGTACATGAACAACAAAGAGGCTCTGCCCAA GGCAGCGTTCCAGTACGGCATCAAGATGTCTGAGGGGCGCAAGACGCGCCGCTTCAAGGAGACCAACGACAAGGCGGAGCTGGACCGCCAGTGGAAGAAGATCAGCGCG ATCATCgagaaaaggaagaagttgGAGGCTGATGG GGTTGAGGTGAAACGTCCCAAGTACTGa
- the WDR55 gene encoding WD repeat-containing protein 55 — MAAAMEEEPQESPEPAAREPRVRDTPEDICLEATANAIALHPERPLLAAGDVDGDVYLYSYSCTEGENRQLWSSGHHLKSCRDAVFSQDGQKLFTVSKDKSIHILTTEEGRLETRFPKAHEAALNCVLPIDNHIFATGDDGGAVKVWDLRRGSAILEARQQEEYISAMAVDGNGKILLTASGDGTLGVFNVKRRRFELLSEPQNGDLTSVVLMKRGRKVACGSSEGTIYLFNWDGFGAASDRFALRAETIDCMVPITDSIVCVGSLDGVIRAVNVLPNRVLGCVGQHLGEPIEQLAVAADGKLLASSGHDQKVKFWDVSALGSMVVDDYRRKKKKGGPLRALSSKALGSGEDFFADLRDEAEPEAAEGGDSSDSDSD, encoded by the exons ATGGCGGCCGCCATGGAGGAG gagccccaggagtCCCCGGAGCCGGCGGCGCGGGAGCCGCGGGTGCGGGACACGCCCGAGGACATCTGTCTGGAGGCCACGGCCAACGCCATCGCGCTGCACCCGGAGCGGCCGCTGCTGGCCGCGGGGGACGTGGACGGCGATGTGTACCT GTACTCGTACTCCTGCACCGAGGGGGAGAACCGGCAGCTCTGGTCCTCGGGACATCACCTCAAGTCGTGCCGGGACGCGGTGTTCTCCCAGGACGGGCAGA AGCTTTTCACTGTGTCCAAGGATAAGTCCATCCACATTCTGACAACGGAGGAGGGACGGCTGGAAACGCGCTTCCCCAAGGCCCACGA agcagctctcaaCTGCGTGCTGCCCATCGACAACCACATCTTCGCCACGGGTGACGACGGCGGGGCAGTGAAGGTGTGGGACCTGCGCAGGGGCAGCGCCATCCTGGAGGCACGGCAGCAGGAGGAGTACATCAGTGCCATGGCTGTGGATGGCAACGGGAAGATCCTGCTGACAGCCAG TGGTGATGGCACCTTGGGTGTCTTCAACGTGAAGAGACGGCGCTTTGAGCTGCTCTCGGAGCCTCAGAACGGTGACCTGACCTCTGTGGTGCTGATGAAG AGGGGGAGGAAGGTGGCGTGTGGCTCCAGCGAAGGCACCATCTACCTCTTCAACTGGGACGGCTTCGGGGCTGCCAGCGACCGCTTTGCGCTCAGGGCAGAGACCATTGACTGCATGGTGCCCATCACGGACAGCATCGTGTGCGTGGGGTCCCTGGACGGAGTCATCAG GGCGGTGAACGTGCTGCCGAACCGCGTGCTGGGCTGCGTGGGGCAGCACCTGGGCGAGCCCATCGAGCAGCTGGCCGTGGCGGCGGACGGGAAGCTCCTGGCCAGCAGCGGCCACGACCAGAAGGTGAAGTTCTGGGACGTGTCGGCGCTCGGCTCCATGGTGGTCGATGATTACCGGCGGAAGAAGAAGAAGGGCGGGCCGCTGCGCGCCCTCAGCAGCAAGGCGCTGGGCAGCGGGGAGGATTTCTTCGCTGACCTGCGGGACGAGGCCGAACCGGAGGCGGCGGAGGGCGGTGACAGCAGCGACAGCGACAGCGACTGA
- the TMCO6 gene encoding transmembrane and coiled-coil domain-containing protein 6 — protein sequence MWARRRARRGGRSAEELRVRRREREAALRRARRQQQLVSKRLLREDSAAQEGTQDGADIVPDPLSEDEVLELLRGVQRGSEDRRRRLGRLRWALQNEDTQQKFVRLDGSIRTLTGLFTSSLAELQLEAARCLHELSHSSVPAVAEACLPVTSYLLTYLSGHSLELTELCLYTLGNLVVESEAVRKQLLPQGIIPVLASCIQSPHEAVLEGVGYVLSQLLQAKEAPTEIIPLVLDSALPQHMLQLVCSGLKAAMGAAVEFAWCLHYIICRHKDNELLLALGAVPALTSLLLDLAAQIPPETPEGLELLVCPVLRCLSNLLAQPASQGPDTRLLIALFLILQCFLQQHPFLIHECLWLLNNLTADDPSCCSALLSLDLLPALLQLLTCSQMGTVLVLTVLCNVAEKGQFQCQQLLRQPLLAQLLPLLTLPDPEAVGQCLELLHLLFLHCPEAAAEFTRQGGHRALEQHQGTPELQERAQALLDMVRQPPGAPSACQATLAASS from the exons ATGTGGGCCCGGCGGCGGGCCCGGCGCGGCGGGCGCAGCGCGGAGGAGCTGCGGGTGCGGCGGCGGGAGCGAGAGGCAG ctctgcgcagggcccggcggcagcagcagctggtcaGCAAGCGGCTCCTGCGGGAGGACAGCGCCgcccaggaggggacacaggatGGAGCAGACATCGTGCCAGACCCGCTCTCAGAGGATGAG gttctggagctgctcaggggtGTGCAGAGGGGTTCGGAGGACAGGAGGCGACGGCTCGGCCGCCTCCGCTGGGCTCTGCAGAACGAGGACACTCAGCAGAAGTTTGTCAG GTTGGACGGCAGCATCCGAACGCTCACCGGGCTCTTcaccagcagcctggctgagctgcagctggaggctgcCCGCTGTCTGCACGAGCTGTCCCACtccagtgtccctgctgtggccgAGGCCTGCCTGCCTGTCACCTCCTACCTGCTCACCTACCTGTCAGGACACAGCCTGGAGCTCACG gagctgtgtttgtACACACTGGGGAACCTCGTGGTAGAAAGTGAGGCTGtgaggaagcagctgctgcctcagggcaTTATTCCAGTGCTGGCATCCTGCATCCAG TCCCCTCACGAGGCAGTGCTGGAAGGTGTGGGCTATGTCCTCTCACAGCTCCTCCAAGCCAAGGAAGCACCCACAGAGATCATCCC gctggtCCTGgactcagctctgccccagcacatGCTCCAGTTGGTCTGCTCCGGCCTCAAGGCTGccatgggagcagctgtggagtTTGCCTGGTGTCTCCACTACATCATTTGTAG GCACAAGGACAacgagctgctgctggccctgggggcCGTGCCTGCGCTCACTTCGCTGCTGCTCGACCTGGCTGCCCAAATCCCCCCGGAGACTCCCGAGGGCCTGGAGCTG CTGGTGTGCCCCGTGCTGCGGTGTCTCAGTaacctgctggcacagccagccagccagggcCCGGACACACGGCTGCTCATCGCCCTGTTCCTCATCCTGCagtgcttcctgcagcagcacccctTCCTCATCCAcgagtgcctgtggctgctcaACAACCTCACAG CGGATgatccctcctgctgctctgctctgctctccctggacctgctgccagccctgctgcagctcctgacgTGTTCCCAGATGGGCACAGTGCTG GTCCTGACTGTGCTGTGCAACGTGGCAGAGAAGGGACAGTTCCAGTGCCAGCAGCTACTCCGGCAGCCCCTcctggcccagctcctgcccctgctcacaCTGCCCGACcctgaggctgtggggcagtgcctggagctgctgcacctcCTCTTCCTGCACTGCCCAGAG gctgctgctgagttCACCAGGCAAGGTGGGCACCgggccctggagcagcaccagggcactccagagctgcaggagcgggcacaggcactgctggacatggtcaggcagcccccaggagcccccagtgccTGCCAGGCCACACTGGCTGCCTCCTCCTAG
- the LOC132080687 gene encoding probable UDP-sugar transporter protein SLC35A4, with the protein MGVFGNAAGSADGLLHRGLWALLLLLSVAIYGSHAPLLTLCKVDGAIPFSSTSVVVLVELTKLLLSVLSLLPGAREPLPAALSWRHAAPFALSALLYAANNNLVVHMQLFMDPSTFQVLSNLKIVSTALLYSLLLRRRLGPRRWLALLLLLAAGVTYSCGGLRGHGDTAGTRLHVTPVGLLLLSVYCLISGLSAVYTEAILKSQALPLALQNIFLYFFGVLLNLMGSLWTGMEGGFLEGFSPWVLLVVFSQALNGLIMSVVMKHSSNITRLFIISCSILVNALLSVALFNLQLTLLFFVAVACIGLAVHLYYGVT; encoded by the coding sequence ATGGGGGTGTTTGGGAACGCTGCTGGCTCTGCCGACGGGCTGCTCCACAGGgggctgtgggctctgctgctgctactCTCTGTGGCCATCTACGGCTCCCACGCCCCCCTGCTGACCCTGTGCAAGGTGGATGGGGCCATCCCCTTCAGCTCCACGTCcgtggtggtgctggtggagcTGACCAAGCTGTTGCTGTCGGTGCTGTCGCTGCTGCCGGGGGCGCGGGAGCCGCTGCCGGCGGCGCTGTCCTGGCGCCACGCCGCGCCCTTCGCCCTCTCCGCCCTGCTCTACGCCGCCAACAACAACCTGGTGGTGCACATGCAGCTCTTCATGGAccccagcaccttccaggtGCTCAGTAACCTGAAGATCGTCAGCACGGCGCTGCTCTACAGCCTCCTCTTGCGGCGGCGCCTGGGCCCGCGCCgctggctggccctgctgctgctgctggccgcCGGTGTCACCTACAGCTgcggggggctgcggggacacggggacaccgcAGGGACGCGCCTGCACGTCACCCccgtggggctgctgctgctctccgtGTACTGCCTCATCTCGGGCCTCTCTGCTGTCTACACTGAAGCCATCCTGAAGAGCCAGGCGCTGCCCCTCGCCCTGCAGAACATCTTCCTGTACTTCTTTGGGGTGCTGCTCAACCTGATGGGATCCCTGTGGACTGGCATGGAGGGTGGGTTCCTGGAGGGCTTCTCCCCGTGGGTGCTGCTGGTTGTGTTCAGCCAGGCTCTGAATGGCCTCATCATGTCCGTGGTGATGAAGCACAGCAGCAACATCACCAGGCTCTTCAtcatctcctgctccatcctggtCAATGCTCTCCTCTCTGTTGCCCTCTTCAACCTGCAGCTCACCCTCCTCTTCTTCGTGGCTGTGGCGTGCATTGGCCTGGCTGTGCACCTGTACTATGGAGTCACATAG
- the CD14 gene encoding monocyte differentiation antigen CD14 — translation MARTVFRLLSMSVAVLLLLLLVLGLQEAAERRRNRNRCFFNRTQEFCMCYNLSEETAGSIIQCLAATVVEFWGGDLEKYTDIPIRDLDDSTIDTLGSLIVQKVIIGNVLVPEVLLARVLRFFSYTHVQELAFDSCIFQGTGDWSDMDGQSLPILSLSFHNVSCAPLTGHEPAFSSLGTWLGTLQELAVTGSRVTSLPCAIGRLLRALHSLSLAHNSLGDGSLAPAFCQGAFPQLQQLSLQHNNLSSYRGVCEGVGLLPQLQHLDLSHNELRAEPSSSCQWPPSLQHFNLSYTGLAEVPAPLPPHLQVLDMSHNHLHAVDISLSSMRKLFLNQNLLQAVPSIRNCPVLDTLHLDNNSISELPRAEVKLLGRLQDVAVAGNPFSCSCSGAGGLQALAAMGHLGLGWPGDYRCHSPEQYQGWQVAQVPVSVMHCDPAAVVAPLCVALALMAGAGAMYVARTRPCRRA, via the exons ATGGCACGGACAG TTTTCAGGTTGCTCTCCAtgagtgtggctgtgctgctgctcctgctgctggttctagggctgcaggaggctgcagagcgCAGGAGGAACAGGAACAGATGTTTCTTCAACCGCACCCAGGAGTTCTGTATGTGCTACAACCTGTCTGAGGAGACGGCTGGGAGCATCATCCAGTGCCTGGCAGCTACTGTGGTGGAGTTTTGGGGTGGAGATCTGGAGAAATACACAGACATCCCCATCAGGGACCTGGACGACTCCACCATTGACACTCTGGGCTCCCTTATCGTCCAGAAAGTCATCATTGGAAATGTGCTGGTGCCTGAGGTGCTCCTGGCCCGTGTGCTGAGGTTCTTCTCCTACACCCACGTGCAGGAGCTGGCCTTTGACAGCTGCATTTTCCAGGGCACGGGGGACTGGAGTGACATGGACGGGCAGAGCTTGCCCATCCTGTCCCTGAGCTTCCACAACGTGAGCTGTGCCCCTCTGACGGGCCACGAGCCGGCCTTCTCCAGCCTGGGCACGTGGCTGGGGAcgctgcaggagctggctgtcACCGGCTCCCGTGTCAccagcctgccctgtgccatcgggaggctgctcagagccctgcactccctgagcctggcacaCAACAGCCTCGGGGATGGCAGCCTGGCCCCTGCCTTCTGCCAGGGAGCTttccctcagctccagcagctgagcctgcagcacaACAACCTGAGCTCCTACCGTGGTGTGTGTGAGGGCGtggggctgctgccacagctccagcacctggatCTCAGCCACAACGAGCTCAGGGCAGAgccatcctcctcctgccagTGGCCACCATCCCTCCAGCACTTCAACTTGTCCTACACTGGCTTGGCTGAAGTGCCAGCCCCGCTGCCTCCCCACCTCCAGGTGCTGGACATGAGCCACAACCACCTCCACGCTGTCGACATCTCCCTCAGCTCCATGAGGAAACTCTTCCTGAACCAAAACCTGCTGCAGGCCGTGCCCTCCATCAGGAATTGCCCCGTGCTGGACACCCTCCACCTGGACAACAACTCCATttcagagctgcccagggctgaggtgaAGCTCCTGGGGCGCCTGCAGGAcgtggctgtggctgggaaccccttcagctgctcctgctccggGGCCGGGGGCCTGCAGGCCTTGGCGGCCATggggcacctggggctgggctggcctggggACTACAGGTGCCACTCCCCAGAGCAGtaccagggctggcaggtggcACAGGTGCCCGTGTCCGTGATGCACTGTGACCCTGCTGCGGTGGTGGCCCCGCTCTGCGTGGCCCTGGCCCTGATGGCCGGGGCTGGGGCCATGTACGTGGCCAGGACAAGGCCCTGCCGCAGAGCCTGA
- the NDUFA2 gene encoding NADH dehydrogenase [ubiquinone] 1 alpha subcomplex subunit 2, protein MAAVSVKSIGGRLGLALRELRIHLCQRSPSSRGVREFIEQHYVTLKKANPDFPILIRECSGIQPKLWARYEFGKEKSIPLSNLSVDEVAKALESVVKSHA, encoded by the exons ATGGCGGCGGTCTCTGTGAAGAGCATCGGGGGCAGGCTGGGCCTGGCGCTGAGGGAGCTCCGCATCCACCTGTGCCAGCGCTCCCCCAGCAGCCGCGGCGTCAG GGAATTCATCGAGCAGCACTACGTGACCCTGAAGAAGGCGAATCCCGATTTCCCCATCCTGATCCGCGAGTGCTCCGGTATCCAGCCCAAGCTGTGGGCGCGGTACG AGTTTGGGAAAGAGAAGAGCATCCCACTGAGCAACCTGAGCGTGGATGAAGTGGCCAAGGCCCTGGAGAGCGTTGTGAAAAGCCATGCATGA